TAGAGCTCTCCAACTCTTGCTAGCCTtgccagcaacagcagcggcCTTTGTTTGCTCGTTTGTTGGCATTTCAATCTCAAAATCGTCGTCGGCAATTTTCCGTTTGAACGCATCAAGATCTGGAAGCTCATACCTCTCCTTGGCCTGGAGCCGACCCATTGCTGTCTCCGCGTCCTCTTCCCTGAGAAAGTCCAACGAGACAGAACCCATGGGGACTGCTCTTAATCGCTTGCTAGTGGCCAAGCGTTGGACATTGCTCTTCGCCTCTACAAAGATAGGCGCCGCGACGGGATCGCGTTTGATGGGTTGACAGCCTTCGATCTTCCAGCGAACCCAGTTCTTATCCCTAGCCAGGACGGTTTCTACCATCCGATAAAAGTATGGTCCATCAGGTCCCTGACGGAGATAGTCTGCAATAGTCTTCTTCATATCACTCGCCCATTTGGCCTGCGAAAAGTTAATCAGTGCTTCTCAATACACGACTTTTCAAATTTATGCTCACATCCTCTTCACTCAGCACCTGATCGCCATACATGACAGCCTTGTTTATGCTGGCCGTGGCTGGCAAAGTTTCTGCAAGCTTGTCTCGTGCCTGCCCGGATAGTGCAAGAAGAAAATCCATAATTATAAGAGCTTGCACTAGAATGTGCCGTCGGAATGATAGGTCACTGATCTGTAGTACTTGTTAGCTATTGCCAAGTAGATAGAAACATGCGCAATGTTACCTCCAAGTCGAACAAGTCTTTGCTAGTGAGATACTTGGGGTTGAAAGCATTGGAactctcgtcttcttcgccaGTCTCTCGTTTCCGCTTGAGGCTGCGCTTGGAATCATTATGAACTGTCTGGAAAACATTCATCGTCGCCGCCAGACTCTCTTTGAAGGACGAAAGATTTGTCGTCTCAAAAAGCTTCTTTGGCTGACTGAAATATTCTTGAAGAGACCAGAACAGTGGATATAGCTCGTCGGTCGGCAGAGGCTTCTCCTTATCTTCCTTTTTGGAATCGGATGACTTGGGTATGGACTTTGACTCTGACTGCTCCTTGGGGTGGTCGTCTGGCCCATCCAAAGCCATCTTGGAATCGTCGTCGGCAGCCGCTTTCTCGTACGTCGTGACATTTTCGATGTGGTATTCGCCTCGAAGGTTCACGGAGCTCTTGTCCCCGAGCGGAAAGCTCTGAAACATGAAGATAAAGACTCGGCCGCAGAAAGCAGTGTCTTCTGCACGGGACAACCGACGCAGCAATTCGTTGCATGTTCGGAGAATAATCAACTGTTTCTGCTTAAAGTGGTTCGCTGTGATTCGTTCTCGCCTCGATTCGAGGAAATCAAAGATCTTACGACATCCAGCAATGGTCTGGCTATCTAGAAGCTCCTCAGCTAGCCAGAACAAGAGCGCGGGATCGCATTGGCCATCGTCGGATAGAATCGAAAGAATATCGAGGAGATTCCACACTCTGACATAATCGGGGGAATCAATGGTAGTTGTCGCCTACTTAGGTCAGCGCAAGGCGCGGATCGCGAGGGAGAGTCGAGCCTCACAATAAGATGACTGAATATGTTACGGGCCGCAGTTTCTATTATGGCAAACTGCTGGCCTTTGTCGTTCGCTGACTTGACGCTCTCGTCAGCTGAGTTGGCAATTTCGGCTGCAGTTGTGGTGATTCGTCCTGAGAGGTCGTCGAAATCGGACTTGCGCAATGCTGGTTCGATAGTCGCAGATTGTTTCGATCTCTCTGCCTGCAAAAGAAGGTCTTCCAGCAGAGTCATGAAGGCAGAAATTGCCGGAGCGGCCGGGTTATCCGTATCTTGAGCCGTCATAATGCGAGGCTATGACAATCGTTGAAGATGATTATGGGTCGAGGTTGTCATGGGGTGGGACAGGAAGCTCAATAAAAGGAAAGGCTGAGTTGTTTGGCGTGTGATTCAGGTCGGGGGTTTTCAAGAAAGATTGTCGTTGAGTTTGTGAGTCTGGACTGTATTGCAAGTTTGGTGAAAGTATGATTTCTTTGATCTGTCAGTTCATTGAGTTGAGCTTTGGGATATTGAAAGCGAGAAGGCTGAGAAGGCGCGCAACCGACGTGCATGTATTTGCGAGAGACAGAAACTTTGATCGggtagtgggtagcagaaaagttgatCTTTGTATTTTGAGGTACAAAAATGAATATGCCAAGTGTCGTGGTTTGTTACACACAGACTGGCCTATTAATTTCGTTTCTTGTGCTTCTAGCGGCTAACCTTTCTGGTACCCTGAAGAGAATCCACTCTGGAGTAAGTATCGTTATCCCTGTCGGTACATTTGCTGTGGCTGGACCCATTCAGCGCGTCGCGTGGGTCTACGAGGCTGAAATTTTGGAACGGAACTGTTTGTTTGTGAAGGCGTCACTTTTAGACGTCCAGGTTCGGATCCAAGCTCGAAAATTGAGCTTCGTTTTTAACACTTTAATTTACTTCGGCTACGCGAATTTTCGGCACTTCTGCCTTGTCTCATGAGCGACACGAATAACTGATAGGCCTATGACGATACGGTAGTTTGACAATGCCAACCGTGAAGCGACACAAGGGCAGCGGCGCCGCCAAAGCGCAGCAACAGAGCGAACCAAAGCCCAAGTCTATCGATGGCCGGCCGACTCCAGCGGAggtagaggaagaggaacatCAGTTTGTTCAGCTTGCGCGAAAGCATTGGCTGAAGTCCGGCAAGAAGCCTGCAAAGCCAAAGGTCAAGAACGATGTTCTGAAGCAGAGTATCTGGGATGTGCTCGAACGCGAGGGCTTCCAGTACAAGCCTCTCTTGCTTCTTGAAAGCCTGCAGACTCTAGAAAGGTATGTATGTCGCGGGGGGGAGCCCTGGGGGTATCAGATGCTAACAAATGCCTGTCTAGTTATTTGTGGCCTGGCTACACTGAAGAAGCTTCCAATTTTCACGTTCTATTGATTGCGCTCATCACAAATGTCAAGCACCGGGAGCATCTTGCGACATGGAGTGAGTAGCTTCTACAATCTTGCGAAACTATTATTGACCGTTACCAGCGCTTTTCGAGGATCGACCCGCCGAATTTTCTTCCCTCTTTCGCCGACTCTTGTCCATGATGATCGATCGAACACTCTCTGCCACCCTTCGAACGCAACTCCTGTGTTTCTTCATCTATGCATTCCAGAGTCTCGATTGCACTCTTGTCAGAAAAGAATGCGCCCCTCTTGTGTCGATTGGGATCTGGCACAACTTGTCGACCGAACAGTCTCGTGAAGCTAGTCTCGAGCAACTTCCCCATCTACGAAAGGCCTGGAAGGCTGCGCACAAGCGATACGACGCAGCTGATGAACAAAATAAGGCGCGACTACGTTTCGAACGGTCCTGGCTTTATACACTCCTTCTTGACTTCCTGGGTCTGCTTTACACGCAAAATAGTAAAGCAGGTAAGTACATTCGACGAATTCTCTGTCGCATGTAACAACAACTAACGACCTCATAGACCAAGTGCTCTACTGCGAGCGATTCACTGAGTTTCTCGCTGATCTTCAAAGCCAACTTCCGACAAGGCGCTATGTCAATGCCTTGGTCCAAGATCTACACATAATACCTGCTGCAAGATTATCGCCAATGTTTAATGATGAGGAGAACACACTGCTTCGTGACCTACAAGCTCTCCTATCTCACTTCACTTTCTTCGACATCAATGACCAGACAGGTGCTCAATACAGCATCAAAGAAGCATATGATAAGCATTGCGAATCGCTTGCAAAGTTACAACGCACTGCCTTAAAACATTTTCGAGAAAAGTTGACCGTCTTAGCCTTGTCTAACTATGGCGCTGTTGACCAGAGGCAAGAACTGGAGTCCTTGCTCCAGCCCTTGACAGATGAAGAGCTGATGGAGCTGGTTTCGCTGCTCGGTTTCCGGACAGTATACCCAGACAGTCTCGGCCTCCCTGTTGACCGCAAGCTGTTACTAGAAGTCGTCTTGTCCAACTTTGAGCGCAGGAAAACGTTTCAAGAGGCTGCTCGTCATATGAGTCTGGCGCCAACAGAAGAGACTTTGTTTGACAGCAGCTTTCAACAAGCCGAGTCTTACGACGGATCACATCCTATGGCTCTGCCTAAACTCAACctgcaatatctctccgtGGGCGACTTTCTGTGGCGAACGCTTGTCCTGTACCGGTGCGAGTCTTTCTACGGAGTTCGTAAAGATATCGAGACTGCCCTACGACGCTTACGTCCTGAGTCGAAGAGATCAGATGAAACCAATTTCGCGGGTTTCTCAAAGATGGCAATGCCCATCTCGAAACCGGCTATTCTAGAGGTCGTGCCACCTCTGGTGGGAGATGATAAACCATCAACAGTACGCGCTGAGGTTTCCTTCGACGTCCGGCGGCTAGGAGAAGGCGTTCGCAGAGAATGGGACTCTCTTAGACAAGATGATGTTGTTTTCCTTATTGCAGTCGAGCCATCGCCGACAAAGTCTGCTAGCAATGGCGGAGAAAGTCTCTCCGAATCTGAACGATTGGGTGTGATCACTGTACGAACGGCTGAAATCCACCAAATCACTGACGACAAGGGTCGCCAGGTTCGAGATGGAGCTGGAACACTTGACAGCAAGCGTCGCATCCAGCTCAAGCTCGACCCTCAAGCTTATAGCAATGATGCTGAGCGGGCGGCCACTGGGAAGCCTGATGTGTACGGCAAAATCAACCTACTACTCAGACGAGGTAGGAGGGAGAACAACTTCAAGCCTGTACTAGAATCCATTCGGAATTTAGTGCTATCTGATGTACCTCTGCCAGAATGGCTCCATGAGGTGTTCCTTGGTTATGGCGACCCAGCAGGggcttattataaaaacctaCCAAATCGCGAACGCAAGGTAGACTTTAGGGATACGTTTCTTGACTGGCAGCATCTTGCTGAGAGTCTACCTGGCAAAATCATCGACCCAGGCGACGATGTTTCTGGTAGCTTTGGGCCACCGTATGTGCTTGAGTCTGTCGAGAAACAGGCCGAGCCTCCATCCACTAAGCCTTCCAAAAAGCGACGCCGAGATGCCGACCCTGCCCTTATCGCCGAAATTGAGACGTTAAAGGTGTCAAGTTACAAGCCACCTAGCAATGGACCATATCCCATTGATAACCCAAAACTCAACTCAGTGCGATTTACTCCCGCTCAGATCGAGGCCATCACCTCCGGTACCCAGCCTGGATTGACTGTCATTGTCGGACCCCCCGGCACAGGCAAGACAGATGTAGCCACACAGGTGATCAACAATATTTACCACAATCATCCTGAGCAGAAGACTCTATTACTCGCACATAGTAACCAGGCCCTCAACCAACTATTTGCGAAGATCGTTGCTCTGGATATCGATGAGCGACATCTATTGCGTCTAGGACACGGTGAAGAAGACCTTGACACAGAAGGAAACTTCAGCAAGCATGGTCGAGTTGAATCTTTCCTAGAGAACCGAGACCGTTATCTTCTCGAAGTGAGGAAGCTAGCAACCAGTCTTGGCGCACCCGGAGCCCATGAGAATTCGGCCGAGACGGCTGGATATTTCAATAACGTTTACGTTGTTCCTGCATGGAATAGGTTTCAACTAGTCGCCAGTGACAGTGCTTCTACCGTTTCTGATGTCGTGGGAGCTTTCCCTTTCCACGCATATTTTTCTGATGCTCCCCAGCCTCTATTTCCTCCGGAGGGAGACAAAGAGCAGGCTTTAGAGGTTGCAAATGGTTGTTATCGTCACATTTCCAAGATATTCTTAGAGTTGGCCGATGCACTTCCTTTCGAGGTCCTTCGACGAGACCGCGACAAGGCAAACTACCTTTTAACTAGCGAGGCTCGTATTGTTGCAATGACAACAACGCACGCCGCTATTAGAAGAGGTGAGATTGCATCGCTGGGTTTCCAGTATGACAACGTTGTTATGGAGGAGGCTGCTCAAGTAACCGAAATCGAGACATTCTTGCCTTTGGCTATGCAGAAGCCTCGCAACGGCAAGATGGGCCTTCAAAGAGTTGTTCTATGTGGAGACCACTTCCAAAACTCCCCAGTTATCCAGAGCCTGGCGTTCCGTCACTATGCCAACCTCGAACAGTCACTGTTCTCGAGACTGGTCAGACTAGGTGTGCCGACAGTCGCCCTCGACCAACAAGGGCGTGCCCGTGCATCGATAGCGAGCCTTTACCAATGGCGTTACCCCAAGCTTGATAACCTCCCCAGCGTGCAGACAAGCCCCGAATTTATCAAAGCCAACGCTGGATTTAAGTACGACTATCAGTTTATCAATGTACCTGACTACAAGGGCCAGGGTGAGGCTGAACCTACGCCTCATTTCATTCAGAACCTGGGAGAAGCCGAGTACGCAGTTGCTATGTTCCAATACATGCGCCTCCTTGGATATCCCGCCGAGAAGATCACCATTCTTACAACTTATGCTGGCCAGCGAGCTCTCGTAAAGGATGTGTTGTCTCACAGATGTGCCCGAAATTCAGTTTTCGGTCTGCCAAAGGCTGTAGCTACGGTCGACAAATATCAGGGCGAGCAGAACGATTGTGAGTATATGGGCTAATTGTTGATTTCCTCTCCTAAGCTAAAAACTAACACACTTTTTAGATATCATTCTGTCACTCACCCGAACGTCACGTGTGGGTTATCTACGCGATGTGCGGCGCATGACGGTAGCTCTGTCCCGAGCACGACTTGGACTGTACATCCTTGGTCGCCGTGAGGTCTTTGAGGCCTGCCCTGAACTCCGACCTGCTTTTGACTTGTTGCTGCAGAGGCCAGACAAGCTTATGCTTGTAACAGGAGAACTTTGGCCTACACCAAGGGAAATCACGGAGAAGCCTGGCGCAGTCGAAGGCGAGGTACCCATGGAAGGAGTCGAGCATCTGGGCCAGTATGTCTTTGAAATGACCAAGACGAAGATTAAGCAGCTTCAGGAAGAACAAGGGGAACCCATCATTGAAGAGGAGTTCGAGAACGGAGAAGAAGAATACGGCAATcgcgacgaggatgaggacgatgaagatgatgtcgAAGCAGATATTTTGGAAGTCCGGGAGGGAGAGTGAACCGATCTATTAGCTGAACACTAGTATATTGTCCATTGTTTGCTCGACACAGGAGGGGAACAAGCTCTACAGGTTTCGCAGAGCACAGGACCACTACAAAATTTATCCATCTAAAGCCAGCGTATCAAAATATTGCCTGTGTTTAAACCGCAACTTATATGAGTCAGTGGAGCATCTTTAGGAGACGGTCTAACAATGATTAAAAAAACAGCATTAACTTTGTATTTCAACGATTTTCTTGGCCCGCGTCAGACGTCACTGAAAGGATAGCCATTGTTACGAGGGTGTAGTTGTACATGTTATTTCTCCCGTTCCCGCTACCGTCGATTGCGTTTCGTCTTAACTAGATGCGCAATATTGATATGTTTGTTAACCCAATAAGGCCATAATGTAAAGGAGAACGGTCAAAAGGTCACGAACTACAGGTCATGGTCCCATAAGACGAGACGGAGAGACGGACAAACGAGGCATGGGCAAACAGTGGTACGGCTGGGAGATTACGATAGTGCCTGTAGCCCATCCCTTAGTATAATAATGCAGGGCACCCAATATCTCATCTTATGCGGCTACATACTGTCTTGGAATGGCGATAATTGTACTATGCCTGTCTAGTTGGTCACAAATTAGGCAGCGGCCAGTTAGGGGCCTCCTTAGGTGCTTGGCTGAGTAGTCAATCTGTATGACTCCTTGAGAATATAGACTAAGACTGGATTCATGTAATACCATGTAAGAAGGCAGAGTCTTGTGGTCTGATGACTCGTTTTGTGATAACATTGTCTGTGCGTGACTAAAGTGTAAACAAAGACTGGCCATGCTCCATATGGAGAAAACAAAAATACATTGGCGAAGAGTGATGGGGTTTTGAGAGCTCAGACCCAGCAGAAGAAGTAAAACAATGTTGTATGGGCATCAGATCAGGCCTACCGCTACGTTGGTTACttgggtaggtaggtagtctatGCCCAACCTcctaactacctactaatctATGTACCTATGTAACATGTTAAACAATGCAACCGATCGAAGGGGTGAAAGAGTTCAAGCGCCCTACGCAGATTGCAAGGCACGATTATGTTTTCAGGCAGAACTTAGCCATACGTTAAGAGTTATTGGCTTTTGTTGTTATCGAAAATGAATAAAAACAGAGTTAATATTTCCCTTGGCTACCTACCAAGGTACGTAATACTTCTCCTTTAGATTCGCCCCTAACAACGTTACCTTGTCCTGGCAGCCTGTGTATGTATGAGTTGGCATCTGAGCATCATTGCTTACCTATGTTAACGGTGTTGGTCGCTCCACTTCTAAGCCCAGAAAAGGAAAGACGAAGGAAGGACTGACAGTTTGGGCATCTGTGACAATGAAAAGTCTCGCCCTCGTTTAGATTAGGCTACACACTGCCTGCTTCACACTACCATAGTAGCACATTGTTGCTTTTAGAGTAGCCAATATCCTCCTTTTCAAACCCAAATCGCATGTCCTTGACAGCGAGCCATGCCTGCCATGCCTGCCTGGTCCATGCGTGCTGCTATCAGTGTCACTCCACTCCTTTGTGATTCACTTTTGTCGTTGTTTGATTGATATGTTGTGATGTGCCGTCCGCTATGTAGGAATACTTTAGACCGAGTAGCTAGCTGTTGGGTGTTACTGCACCCTATCAGCCTCAAACATGTTCTATTCGGGATTTCCTTTTCTGGACTTGCCTACCAATGACCAGATTTGAGGGTGAGGAACTAGAGTCATCCATGAATCATTTCTGGAGACGAGACGCAGCACAGACAGGCCGGGCCCGCGGGTTGAATATCCGAGTTATCTATGCCCTGGCTAGCTCAGCAACATGGAATGATGTGTTAAGCAACAACGAGTGTATAGATAGATGTGTaagtttttaaattaaataagttgtAAATAAAAGCAAAGTTTATGCGATCACATATCGTCGATGATTTGTTGAACAGAATAGGACATCTGCCAACAAAAGCATATTGTGTATGCATGTCATGTCTGTCACCCATGCCATGAGCAACTAATCTAGGTAGCCATGTGATGATCAGTTAGAGCCGAAGAAAGAGTCACTGCAACACCAATGAATGATTCAACAAATAACCAGAACTGTTATCCTCAGGCATGAGTCGACGTTagttacctaggtaggtagtcagtAGATCCGTCTGGGGTAGGGTAGGCCGGCATTTTGACCGCCACTGGTGAAATTTAGTCTTGGGTAACTTTGGTTGCGCAGCCAATATGCCATCTTAAACCATGGTAGGAGAAAGCTTTTCTCATCAAACTTTTGATCACTCGCCCACGGGGATGGGAACTTGAACTgacgtaggtaggtagtaataGTTGAATGGCTGCTTGGGttagttaataattaaccAACCAACTAACTAGGGACTGGGTTGGGCTAGGCTGGGCTACTTTGTATCcagaaaaaaatattaagaggataaagaaaaaataatgAAGCGTGGGATGTCTGGAGGACAGTGTAGGATTGCCCATTGCTTGGCAGATGCTGACACTGTATATGCAGCCTGACAACACAGCATCAGCAAACTTAATGGGCTGGTGACAGTGATTAACCTCAAAGCATAGCCCCTTGTGTGCACTCTGATCGTACAGTGTCGAAACCCAAaatcttgtttttttttctaaaACAAGCCCTTCCCTTCGCCCCTTCCCCATCCTTATCATAGACTGCTGCCCAAATTTTTTTGCTGGCTTCTTCTAAAATCCTCACCAACAATTCAACCTCCCTGGTCCGGTGGAAAAATCTTTCTTTCTAACCAGACTCAGTATTGGATTCTGTCCTGTGTAATACCAACATCACAGAGACCATCTCCCCTCCCCTCGATTCTTTTTTCTGTCGCCACGCAGGATCGTAGCTTGTCTCGCCTCCAAACTGACTGACTGCCTACCTATTCTTCATCGTTGGTACGACTTCATTCCTTGAACTCCCCTCGTCAACCTCTCCTCGAGCGAGCCGCATTTCGGATATACCGCTGCGTCTTTTCTCGAGATCTCTTTGTTGAGATTGAGgtattattttttttctcaCCCATCATCccgaaaaaaataaaataaaaagaggaaACCTTGTGCGTCTCCTCTCGTTGACGACTCTTGTTGCCCCGCCTGCAACTTCGAACAATTCGACGAGTCCCGGCCCCGGCGCCATCTATTCCGCTTTCTCCCTCGACGCCCACAAAAAAAATTATCTAAACACCACCACTTTCACGCATCGCGAACGAGCGGCACCGAATTACCTTATGACGCCGCCTGCCAACCAGCAGAACTCCACCCCTGCGAACAATACTCCCGCGACTACGGCTTCGTATGCCTCAGCTGCAGGTGCGCCTAAGAAATCAACTCAGGCCCCTGTAGTCGCAACTGGATCCCACCCTGCCGCGGTGGTTGGAGGTTCGTCTTCATCGCAGAATGCGAAGGACGCTTCATCGTCTCCTGTGAACGGCAAACCAGCCGTCGCCCCCGCTGTCTCTCGTAGCAGCGTCAACATCAACGGATCCGACCACTCTCGCAAAAGCTCTGTCACCATGGCTGCGAACGCCCCCAACAACTTTGTCGCCAACGGTGGCCCTGTCGGTGGTGCCAAATCAAACATTCAGTTCGGTTTCGACTCTCCCGCAATGGCTAACAGCACGCCCCAGTCCACCAGTGCTGCACCTATTCCCATCCCCGGTGGGGCCAACGCCCGAGTTCCTTCGCCCGCTCACTCACCTTCGCCCATTCCCCAACCCTCTGCCAGCGGTGGCCGACCTCCTTCCGGTCTTCAGCAGGCAAGCGGAACCATGACATTCGGTAGTCTTGGTAGCGATGGCGAGGTAAGTCCACATACTTCAGCTTCAACCTCGCTTAAATCATTACTGACTTGTTACAGCGCCACATGAGACCAGGCTCCGTTTCTAACAACCCTAACGCACAATCCGGAGCTCACTTCCGACGCGAATCTGGCCATTCTGCACAAGGTGATGGTGCTGGACGAGGCAACTTTCAGGCTCAAGGTGGTCGAGGTCGTGGTTTCAACCCTCACGGAAACAACTTCAACCCCCAGATGGGCTATCCTCCCAACAACCAGTACCGTAACGGTCCCGGTCAAGGCCGCGGCATGCCGGCAGCCTTCCAGCCTCAGCCTCGCTACCCGAACTCTCCTCAACCAGCTCGAAGCCCGGCTCTTGTGCCTTCTATGCCAGGTACCCCCAACATGCAGACTGCCAATATGCAACCTAACATGGCAATGGCGACACCTCCGCAATACCATTACCCGCCTCCTATGGCTCAACAGCATCAACAAGTACAGTACCCCCCTTCTCAAGTTTATAAGCCTCTATCAAAGAacaataaaaagagtaaatcAAAACGTGGCGAACTGGAAAAGTTGGTCCAGACCGCCCGTCCGCAAGATTGTTCGCGAGATCTGCATGATGATGAGCTCAACCAATCTCGGCGTTTCAACAGACGTCCAGATCAACCGCAGCGAGAACAAAACGTCAGCAGCACTCGTCGATCATCTTCGGGCCAGCCCAAAGTCACTCCTCCACCCCTTAGTTTGAGCATTGCAACTGCTTCAGACATATCGCCCGAAAATGAGTTCTACGATCCCTTGCTAACTTTGAAAAATCAGAATTACGGCTACCCCCCTGCACCACAGCAAATGGATGCTTATGGACGTCCACTTGGGGCGATGCAGTACAACTATGGCAATATGCCGTACATGGCTCCTCCTCAAGCTAACTCTCCAAGCTTTAACCAAAACTTCGTCACGCCATACCAACAACATAGCCACAGCATGTCCCGAACTCCTTCTCAGCCTGAGAGGCCCCCGAGCGCCAGCCAGCAGAACACTCCTCTCATCGTCTCCTCTACTCCTCAGCCCCAAAACTCCTCCCTTAAGCCCACCGCAAACAGCTTCAAGGTACCCAAGAAGAGCGCCGCCATTCAAATCAAGAATGCTGCTGGTGAAGTGATTGACACATCGTCTTTCAAGACTCCTGCTTCCCCTGCATCCAGCATCCAACAATCCAAGACTCCCCCTGTTGTTGCATCTTCGGCTACTCCACCTCCCAAGCAGGCTACTCCATCGCATGGCCGCACTGATAGCCATGCGGCTCCCAAGACTGCTAAGCAGATTCAGGACGAGCTGAAGGAGAAGATCAAGCAAGCCACCCAGGCAGAAGAAAAGCCCAAGTCCGAAGCGAAGCCCGAAGACAAGCCTGCTGAGCAGTCTGAGGTCAAGCCTACCGATAGTAAGGTTGAGTCTGCACCTGCTGCCAAGGTGGAGACGGAAAGCCAGGTTAGCTCTGAGACCAAGGCACCCGAGCCCACCCCTAAGGTTGAGGAGcccaaggttgaggagcccaaggttgaggagcCTAAGGTTGAGGagcccaagaaggaagaacCCAAGAAGGCCGAAGAGCCTGCAAAGAGCGGCGATCctgacgaggatgagatggagcGAATGATCCgtgagatggaagaggaggacgCTCGCCGTGAAAAGGCCGAGGAAGAGCATCGCAAGAAGCGcgaggctgagaaggctgCTGCCAAGGAACAGGAAGATAAGGACCGTGCCAAGAACACTGCTGAGGCAGACCGCAAGCTTCGAGAACAGGAGCGCGAGATGGAACGGCTCGAAGAGGAGCGAGAGAAGCGTCGTCAACAGGCTGAATCATCCGGTGCACCTGGTCTCTCAATTGCTGAGCTCCTCGCGCGAGAACGAAGCGGCAAGGGGGCCGAACCTGCCAAGGTCGAGTCTGTTACCGACAAGCTTGCTAGCATGAAGATTGGAGGTGATAAGCCTACAGATGCTGGTTCTAAACCTGAGAAGCGCGGTGTAAAGCCTGCTGCTCTCAACTTGAGCCCTCTCAACACTAAGCCAGTGGAGCCTGCTCAGCCCAGCGCTGCTCTCCAGTCTCTCAAGTCCGCCCGCTTCTTGAAGGTCATTGAGCAAGATATCTACCCTGAAGGTATCAAGTCGCCCAACCCCTCTCTTAACGCTGCCGTCCAAAGCAAGGGCAAGAGTTTCAAGTACGATTCCAACTTCTTGTTGCAAT
This Fusarium poae strain DAOMC 252244 chromosome 3, whole genome shotgun sequence DNA region includes the following protein-coding sequences:
- a CDS encoding hypothetical protein (BUSCO:12441at5125), whose amino-acid sequence is MTAQDTDNPAAPAISAFMTLLEDLLLQAERSKQSATIEPALRKSDFDDLSGRITTTAAEIANSADESVKSANDKGQQFAIIETAARNIFSHLIATTTIDSPDYVRVWNLLDILSILSDDGQCDPALLFWLAEELLDSQTIAGCRKIFDFLESRRERITANHFKQKQLIILRTCNELLRRLSRAEDTAFCGRVFIFMFQSFPLGDKSSVNLRGEYHIENVTTYEKAAADDDSKMALDGPDDHPKEQSESKSIPKSSDSKKEDKEKPLPTDELYPLFWSLQEYFSQPKKLFETTNLSSFKESLAATMNVFQTVHNDSKRSLKRKRETGEEDESSNAFNPKYLTSKDLFDLEISDLSFRRHILVQALIIMDFLLALSGQARDKLAETLPATASINKAVMYGDQVLSEEDAKWASDMKKTIADYLRQGPDGPYFYRMVETVLARDKNWVRWKIEGCQPIKRDPVAAPIFVEAKSNVQRLATSKRLRAVPMGSVSLDFLREEDAETAMGRLQAKERYELPDLDAFKRKIADDDFEIEMPTNEQTKAAAVAGKASKSWRALRIAARTKLAAFDKIEDPKKIGIVFEELTEADDDGDAAETTASDDDMPKNREPIIVSGITGVGCSTIINKLMEERKGVFATVVRHTTREPLDGEVNGKTFHFVKQQEFNQLRDGDRLIESGTRDGVDYGTSSKAIDAITETGKVPIIELDIEAAQYAKDMGFEARYVLIKTSTPEALEQRLKASGEEDSTVQEILKRLPTELESGKVDELFDTIIADDDEQAAIKALGNYIYGKGETESAAEPGSEDTAMKEEDEAIAENAETKEATMTDA
- a CDS encoding hypothetical protein (BUSCO:1510at5125), whose translation is MPTVKRHKGSGAAKAQQQSEPKPKSIDGRPTPAEVEEEEHQFVQLARKHWLKSGKKPAKPKVKNDVLKQSIWDVLEREGFQYKPLLLLESLQTLESYLWPGYTEEASNFHVLLIALITNVKHREHLATWTLFEDRPAEFSSLFRRLLSMMIDRTLSATLRTQLLCFFIYAFQSLDCTLVRKECAPLVSIGIWHNLSTEQSREASLEQLPHLRKAWKAAHKRYDAADEQNKARLRFERSWLYTLLLDFLGLLYTQNSKADQVLYCERFTEFLADLQSQLPTRRYVNALVQDLHIIPAARLSPMFNDEENTLLRDLQALLSHFTFFDINDQTGAQYSIKEAYDKHCESLAKLQRTALKHFREKLTVLALSNYGAVDQRQELESLLQPLTDEELMELVSLLGFRTVYPDSLGLPVDRKLLLEVVLSNFERRKTFQEAARHMSLAPTEETLFDSSFQQAESYDGSHPMALPKLNLQYLSVGDFLWRTLVLYRCESFYGVRKDIETALRRLRPESKRSDETNFAGFSKMAMPISKPAILEVVPPLVGDDKPSTVRAEVSFDVRRLGEGVRREWDSLRQDDVVFLIAVEPSPTKSASNGGESLSESERLGVITVRTAEIHQITDDKGRQVRDGAGTLDSKRRIQLKLDPQAYSNDAERAATGKPDVYGKINLLLRRGRRENNFKPVLESIRNLVLSDVPLPEWLHEVFLGYGDPAGAYYKNLPNRERKVDFRDTFLDWQHLAESLPGKIIDPGDDVSGSFGPPYVLESVEKQAEPPSTKPSKKRRRDADPALIAEIETLKVSSYKPPSNGPYPIDNPKLNSVRFTPAQIEAITSGTQPGLTVIVGPPGTGKTDVATQVINNIYHNHPEQKTLLLAHSNQALNQLFAKIVALDIDERHLLRLGHGEEDLDTEGNFSKHGRVESFLENRDRYLLEVRKLATSLGAPGAHENSAETAGYFNNVYVVPAWNRFQLVASDSASTVSDVVGAFPFHAYFSDAPQPLFPPEGDKEQALEVANGCYRHISKIFLELADALPFEVLRRDRDKANYLLTSEARIVAMTTTHAAIRRGEIASLGFQYDNVVMEEAAQVTEIETFLPLAMQKPRNGKMGLQRVVLCGDHFQNSPVIQSLAFRHYANLEQSLFSRLVRLGVPTVALDQQGRARASIASLYQWRYPKLDNLPSVQTSPEFIKANAGFKYDYQFINVPDYKGQGEAEPTPHFIQNLGEAEYAVAMFQYMRLLGYPAEKITILTTYAGQRALVKDVLSHRCARNSVFGLPKAVATVDKYQGEQNDYIILSLTRTSRVGYLRDVRRMTVALSRARLGLYILGRREVFEACPELRPAFDLLLQRPDKLMLVTGELWPTPREITEKPGAVEGEVPMEGVEHLGQYVFEMTKTKIKQLQEEQGEPIIEEEFENGEEEYGNRDEDEDDEDDVEADILEVREGE